A window of Polyodon spathula isolate WHYD16114869_AA chromosome 22, ASM1765450v1, whole genome shotgun sequence contains these coding sequences:
- the LOC121296910 gene encoding synergin gamma-like, translating into MDSSIHTLQRCLENIYKVIRKANDMLCGISHPSVCTEVLLSAQGKTYISGVVEVYKVSKRVEGGMRTRGVTNEALQRSVKDIELLWNNLQAFLTFSPAVLQTLPTEACLNGLVDVPQPDLQYECCGVCQSQVSMETKVASDKDILSYNECRYHTSCANFWLNCVDLNLPFSPAQKQG; encoded by the exons ATGGATTCCAGCATTCATACACTGCAGAGGTGCCTGGAGAACATTTACAag GTGATCAGAAAGGCTAATGATATGCTATGCGGAATCAGCCATCCCTCTGTCTGCACTGAGGTGCTGCTCTCTGCTCAAGGGAAGACCTACATCTCAG gTGTAGTTGAGGTTTACAAAGTGTCTAAGAGAGTGGAAGGAGGCATGAGAACCCGTGGCGTCACAAACGAAGCTCTCCAACGCAGTGTCAAGGACATTGAGTTACTGTGGAATAATCTACAGGCGTTCCTAACATTCAGCCCCGCTGTATTACAAACGCTG CCCACTGAAGCCTGTCTAAATGGGTTGGTTGATGTACCTCAGCCCGATCTCCAATATGAATGCTGTGGGGTTTGTCAATCACAAGTGTCCATGGAAACAAAG GTTGCTTCAGACAAAGACATCCTGAGCTACAATGAATGCCGCTACCATACAAGCTGTGCCAACTTCTGGTTGAATTGTGTAGATCTAAACCTACCATTCAGCCCAGCACAGAAACAGGGTTGA